CTTCCGGCATGGCCAAAAAGACGATGACGCTTCGGGAGGCTCGGTTAGCCCGCAAGGAAACGCTGGTCGAAGTGGCCGAGGCAGTGGGTACCGACGTGAGCAACCTCTCTCGAATTGAGAGGGGTGCGCAATTGCCGTCGAGGGACCTGGCGAGAAAACTGTTCGAGCATTTTGATGGTGCCGTCGAGCTCGGTTTGATCTACGACCCCGAGCACCGCGTCGCTAGTTGATTGTTGTTGAAGGGCAGCCTAACCGCTGCCCTTCTTTTTGGCGTCGGGCCAGCCGTTATGTCGTGCCGGCGGACATTAGGTGAAGCGGCTATTTAACCGATCCACGTAATGCACATCGCTTACGTCAACTCAGAAAAAGTAAAACGCGCGCCGCACGCGCAGGGGGAGAGCATGAATACGAGTCACGTGCAAAAGC
The DNA window shown above is from Trueperaceae bacterium and carries:
- a CDS encoding helix-turn-helix transcriptional regulator, which produces MAKKTMTLREARLARKETLVEVAEAVGTDVSNLSRIERGAQLPSRDLARKLFEHFDGAVELGLIYDPEHRVAS